A genomic window from Bdellovibrio sp. SKB1291214 includes:
- a CDS encoding type 1 glutamine amidotransferase, with product MKNLLVIQHESDGPAGTTLDWASQNNYGVTHWYPAEGGPAPDFKAFDGVVICGGSMDTFEEDKFPWLRTEKKFIRDLIDNNKKIFGLCLGSQMIADVLGAKVYIHEPGWEVGFVPIKTIEGETIPAFHWHHCTFELPPGAELTATNEFCKNQAYKIGDNIIATQFHPETTEDWIRECADEVGSEHQGMVQRKTEMLADLHLQKPLKEWYFKQLDKLFKS from the coding sequence ATGAAAAATCTTTTGGTTATTCAGCATGAATCAGATGGACCTGCGGGAACTACCCTGGACTGGGCGTCTCAAAATAACTATGGGGTTACTCACTGGTACCCTGCAGAAGGGGGTCCTGCACCCGATTTTAAAGCTTTTGATGGTGTCGTCATCTGTGGTGGCAGCATGGATACTTTCGAAGAAGATAAGTTTCCATGGCTGCGTACGGAAAAGAAATTCATTCGCGATTTGATCGATAACAATAAAAAGATCTTTGGTCTTTGCCTGGGATCACAAATGATCGCCGATGTCTTAGGGGCCAAGGTTTACATCCACGAGCCCGGCTGGGAAGTGGGATTCGTTCCTATTAAAACTATCGAAGGTGAAACCATCCCAGCATTTCACTGGCATCATTGTACATTTGAGTTGCCACCTGGTGCAGAACTAACAGCCACAAATGAGTTCTGTAAAAATCAGGCCTATAAAATTGGTGATAACATCATAGCGACTCAATTCCATCCAGAAACAACAGAAGATTGGATTCGTGAATGCGCGGATGAGGTAGGATCAGAACACCAAGGCATGGTGCAAAGAAAAACCGAAATGCTAGCGGATCTTCATCTACAGAAACCACTTAAAGAGTGGTACTTCAAACAACTCGATAAATTATTTAAATCTTAA